One segment of Pseudanabaena sp. PCC 6802 DNA contains the following:
- a CDS encoding phage tail protein → MADKLYPLPVFHFRVEFGTEQLGFTEVAGLTQEIQAIEYRAGDFPEFSSIKMPGLRKFNNITLKRGIMQSDNKFFQWLISGMKLSKVDRKDLTISLLNEKHEPVMSWKVTRAFPVKLEGPQLKATGNEVAIESLEIAHEGLEVENL, encoded by the coding sequence ATGGCTGACAAACTATATCCCCTTCCCGTCTTTCATTTCCGCGTCGAGTTCGGCACGGAACAACTGGGCTTTACCGAAGTGGCTGGATTAACCCAAGAAATCCAGGCGATCGAATATAGAGCTGGTGATTTTCCCGAATTTTCTTCGATCAAAATGCCAGGTTTGAGAAAGTTCAACAATATCACGCTCAAACGCGGCATCATGCAAAGCGATAACAAGTTCTTTCAATGGCTGATTAGTGGCATGAAGTTGAGCAAGGTAGATAGAAAAGATCTCACGATCAGCCTGCTCAACGAAAAGCACGAGCCAGTCATGAGTTGGAAAGTTACAAGGGCTTTTCCGGTTAAGTTAGAGGGACCGCAACTAAAAGCGACTGGCAATGAAGTCGCGATCGAATCGCTCGAAATTGCCCACGAAGGTCTAGAAGTGGAGAATCTCTAG
- a CDS encoding phage tail protein yields the protein MVYYPPVGFHFKVEVQDLAATANDVCFTEVSGLSVEMGTEEIAEGGENRFIQKYPTRTKYPELVLKRGLLVNSKVTDWIQQCLEGYKIQPKDIFIKLLNEEHQPLLTWNVVKAYPTKWAVSDLNASNNAIVIETLQFFYQYFTLVKS from the coding sequence GTGGTCTACTATCCACCAGTTGGGTTTCATTTTAAAGTCGAGGTGCAGGATCTGGCCGCCACCGCTAATGATGTCTGCTTCACGGAAGTCAGCGGACTCTCAGTCGAAATGGGTACTGAGGAAATAGCCGAAGGAGGAGAAAATCGCTTTATCCAGAAATATCCCACCCGCACCAAATACCCAGAATTGGTGTTGAAGCGCGGACTGCTGGTTAATTCAAAGGTGACAGATTGGATTCAACAGTGTCTGGAAGGTTACAAAATTCAACCCAAAGATATCTTCATTAAACTACTGAATGAAGAACACCAACCCCTACTGACGTGGAACGTAGTTAAAGCTTATCCTACCAAATGGGCTGTGAGCGATCTGAATGCCTCAAATAATGCCATAGTGATCGAGACCTTGCAGTTCTTTTATCAATATTTCACCCTGGTCAAATCTTAA
- a CDS encoding DUF5908 family protein, with protein sequence MAIVVDEVVISVDVSNQASGGATAPATGTADKQTIINECVERILDILRQKEER encoded by the coding sequence ATGGCAATAGTTGTTGATGAAGTAGTTATCTCAGTAGATGTGAGCAATCAAGCTTCAGGTGGGGCAACTGCTCCTGCCACAGGTACCGCCGATAAGCAAACCATTATTAATGAATGTGTCGAACGAATACTTGACATCCTCAGACAAAAGGAGGAGCGCTAA
- a CDS encoding CIS tube protein has protein sequence MSDKGTLEKLTILSYEKADYSDPKPEGRFEAYVNPSEITIAYEIEYDSAQGSGTTNSRMTFKKAKPGDLSLTFFLDGTGANGKQIDVQKKIEEFQLATGYSGKIHRTKYLKVMWGTLQIKRCVLKSASIAYKLFQPNGIPLRAVITANFTDNSDDKTRQAIAQDQSSDLTHVRLVKAGDTLPGLCYQIYEDPSYYLEVARANKIANFRSLTPGTKIFFPPLEK, from the coding sequence ATGAGCGATAAGGGAACGCTAGAAAAATTAACAATTCTATCCTACGAAAAAGCGGACTATTCCGATCCAAAGCCAGAGGGTAGATTTGAAGCCTATGTCAATCCGAGTGAAATCACCATAGCCTATGAGATTGAATATGACAGCGCTCAAGGTTCGGGTACGACTAACAGTCGGATGACTTTTAAAAAAGCAAAACCCGGCGATCTTTCGCTTACCTTCTTTCTCGATGGCACGGGCGCTAATGGCAAACAAATCGACGTACAAAAGAAAATAGAGGAGTTCCAACTCGCCACGGGTTACAGTGGCAAAATTCACCGCACAAAATATCTGAAAGTGATGTGGGGAACTCTGCAAATCAAGCGCTGCGTCCTCAAAAGTGCCTCGATCGCCTACAAACTTTTCCAACCCAATGGCATTCCCTTACGGGCAGTAATTACTGCCAATTTTACCGATAACTCCGACGATAAAACTCGTCAAGCGATCGCCCAAGACCAATCGTCCGATCTGACCCACGTACGCCTTGTAAAAGCAGGCGATACCTTGCCTGGTTTGTGCTATCAAATCTACGAAGATCCTAGCTACTATTTAGAAGTCGCCCGCGCCAACAAGATCGCTAACTTCCGCAGTCTCACCCCCGGCACCAAAATTTTCTTTCCCCCCTTGGAGAAGTAA
- the vgrG gene encoding type VI secretion system tip protein VgrG has protein sequence MPETRTLPIPTEHREFTVKVDGKAVGREHQLLAVYVIKAVNKIASARLVYLDGSAAASNFPLSNTDTFIPGKAIEILAGTDKDPVSLFKGIVIRQQLKVRDHTAPQLVVECRHPAAKLTVGRKNAYFFDKTDSDIISDLLKKAKVESDVEMSSVTHKQQVQYHCTDWDFLLARAEANGKLVLTNDKQVKVKAPVLGGKPVCTLQFGATILELDAEIDARLQYKAVKSLTWDSAQQATLEKNAADPKFKSSGNLSSQNLAAAVNLDYYRLQHVAVSEDEAQAWANAHWLKSQMSKVSGRVKCEGIPTVNPGDIVTLSGVGDRYNGNVFVTGVRQDFDLVQGWKTHIQFGSVEKWLMEENAVSAPKASALLPGVNGLQIGVVVSNEDPDGEHRVRVKMPLVNDREDGTWARVAAVDAGSDRGFFFRPEVGDEVVLGFLNDDPRQAVILGMLHSSAKPAPLKGSDDNHEKVYQSRSKMKLYFHDKQKAIALETPAGNKLTLNEEDKAIKIEDQNGNKITMDRDGIKIESSKAISLKAGTELTIESGTSLNAKGGTNLKLTGTSGTELSSTATTTIKGGLVQIN, from the coding sequence ATGCCAGAAACTCGAACTTTACCTATTCCTACCGAACATCGTGAATTTACCGTCAAGGTGGATGGTAAAGCCGTGGGACGCGAACACCAGTTATTAGCGGTGTATGTCATCAAGGCGGTGAATAAGATTGCTTCTGCTCGCTTGGTCTATCTAGACGGGTCTGCCGCTGCCAGCAATTTTCCCTTGAGTAATACGGATACATTTATTCCAGGCAAAGCCATTGAGATTCTAGCTGGGACTGACAAAGATCCGGTTTCCCTGTTCAAAGGAATCGTAATTCGACAACAGTTGAAAGTGCGCGACCATACTGCGCCTCAGTTAGTAGTGGAATGCCGTCACCCCGCTGCGAAGCTGACGGTAGGCCGCAAGAATGCCTACTTTTTCGATAAAACTGACAGCGACATTATTAGCGATCTGCTTAAAAAGGCGAAGGTTGAATCGGACGTAGAGATGTCATCTGTAACTCACAAGCAACAGGTGCAGTATCACTGTACAGATTGGGATTTCCTGCTAGCACGCGCCGAGGCGAATGGCAAACTCGTACTTACAAATGACAAGCAAGTAAAGGTAAAAGCACCTGTTTTGGGCGGCAAGCCAGTCTGTACGCTCCAGTTTGGTGCCACGATTTTGGAGTTAGACGCCGAAATCGACGCTCGCCTGCAATACAAGGCGGTTAAGAGCCTGACCTGGGATTCTGCTCAGCAAGCTACTTTGGAGAAGAATGCCGCAGATCCTAAATTCAAGTCGTCGGGTAATTTGAGCAGTCAGAATCTGGCTGCGGCAGTGAACCTGGATTACTATCGACTTCAACATGTGGCGGTCAGCGAGGATGAGGCACAGGCATGGGCGAATGCCCACTGGCTAAAATCCCAAATGAGCAAGGTGAGCGGTCGAGTCAAATGCGAAGGCATTCCTACGGTGAATCCCGGCGATATCGTCACCTTGAGTGGAGTGGGCGATCGCTACAACGGCAACGTATTTGTGACGGGCGTGCGCCAGGACTTTGACCTAGTGCAAGGTTGGAAAACCCACATCCAATTTGGCAGTGTAGAAAAATGGTTGATGGAGGAAAATGCTGTTTCCGCACCCAAAGCATCTGCTCTTCTACCAGGCGTAAATGGCTTGCAGATTGGAGTGGTGGTGAGTAATGAAGATCCCGATGGCGAACATCGCGTGCGCGTGAAAATGCCATTGGTGAACGATCGCGAAGATGGCACCTGGGCGCGGGTGGCGGCAGTCGATGCGGGTAGCGATCGCGGTTTCTTTTTCCGTCCCGAGGTTGGAGATGAAGTGGTGTTGGGTTTCTTGAATGACGATCCTCGGCAGGCAGTGATTTTGGGAATGTTGCACAGCAGTGCGAAACCAGCACCATTAAAAGGATCGGATGACAATCACGAGAAGGTATATCAAAGTCGCTCCAAAATGAAACTTTATTTCCACGACAAGCAGAAGGCGATCGCGTTGGAAACGCCCGCAGGCAACAAGCTGACGTTAAACGAGGAAGATAAAGCGATTAAAATTGAAGATCAGAATGGCAACAAAATTACGATGGATCGGGACGGTATCAAAATTGAGAGTAGCAAAGCGATCTCGCTCAAGGCTGGAACAGAGTTGACCATTGAGTCGGGAACATCACTAAATGCCAAAGGAGGAACAAATTTGAAGTTAACAGGCACATCGGGAACAGAACTATCCAGCACAGCCACGACCACAATCAAAGGTGGTCTAGTCCAAATTAACTAA
- a CDS encoding PAAR domain-containing protein, producing MPAAVRVGDLSNHGGTIIGPGVSNVLISGQPAAVAGDGHICSLPPIGHQPTASIFPMGSAKVFIGGRPALRTSDACLCGAMAAVGAPTVTID from the coding sequence ATGCCAGCAGCAGTAAGAGTCGGAGATCTCAGCAATCACGGTGGCACTATTATCGGCCCCGGAGTCAGCAATGTCTTAATTAGCGGCCAACCAGCCGCTGTCGCAGGCGACGGCCACATCTGCTCGCTCCCACCGATCGGCCATCAACCCACCGCCAGCATTTTCCCAATGGGTAGCGCGAAAGTATTCATCGGCGGCAGACCCGCATTACGGACATCCGATGCCTGCTTATGCGGAGCAATGGCAGCTGTGGGCGCACCAACAGTGACGATCGATTAA
- a CDS encoding GPW/gp25 family protein — MPDLAYTSFLGTGWSFPPEFVMETGEVVMTADEEDIKASLNILFGTAIGERFFNPQYGLDMQEILFEPMSTTIKTYLSDRIKIAILIYEPRIELLSLDLDTTAQNEGKIGIVMEYKVRATNSRYNLVYPFSITDGNEVRGVLGNL, encoded by the coding sequence ATGCCAGACCTAGCCTACACATCATTTCTGGGAACAGGTTGGAGTTTTCCACCTGAGTTTGTGATGGAGACGGGCGAAGTCGTGATGACAGCAGACGAAGAAGATATTAAAGCCAGTCTGAATATCCTATTTGGGACTGCGATCGGCGAACGGTTTTTCAATCCTCAATACGGACTCGATATGCAGGAAATTCTGTTTGAGCCGATGAGTACCACCATAAAAACCTATCTGAGCGATCGCATTAAGATAGCAATCTTAATCTACGAACCACGAATTGAGTTGTTGTCGTTAGATCTCGATACAACAGCTCAAAATGAAGGTAAGATCGGCATTGTCATGGAATATAAAGTGCGAGCTACCAATTCGCGCTACAACCTCGTTTATCCGTTCAGTATCACTGACGGCAACGAAGTCAGGGGAGTGCTGGGAAATTTGTAA
- a CDS encoding baseplate J/gp47 family protein — protein MAEQDIIQNLIFQLGQSQSDRLPKELGTHFADIDERTTADLLRFTKALAEFVNYYRHSSDAPIGDWRNFFPKESEIDAIAELLKNENTNTASTSPHLALFLAFLELYKQPQSIINQITARHLDFYYQDVLRLQKKTAIPDKVHLLIELKKNVAPIRIAPENLFSAGNDATNVELLYAPTRETIVNSAKVESLRSLFFDRQGRGTIRYAPIANSSDGLGGKLKETDPKWSGFGDRNLPPAEVGFAIASPVLRMQEGTRKIDVSLQLTDVDATQLNNASLHQAFDVSITGAKNWLGTYTVSPSLSVGNMLIFSFTVPETEAAIVDYDPTIHGYSYSDRLPVLKILLRANNPNLGYRDFRNVTLQTATISVEVSNITALQLESDSGTLDPKKAFLPFGPQPTAGSRFLIDYPEALAKKLSEITLKVQWKDAPTDFSSRYSGYGVSVNNSSFTAAVAFNDGGSWVNASTGVQLFNSSNATALHTLTLPPRSGEIALFLERDFLHSTYRTKYVEYVVKYSKEGKDLTILKEPYTPTIQSISLAYKAHSDTVNISSTAPNDFANSCLHFFHISYFGQMREHGYQRQQIEDRIRSGINTVVPLLPSYSHAGELLIGLSQLNGGDSVGVLFQVAEGTANPDLPSEDLQWFVLCDNYWKPLNRSEVLLDTTNRLLTSGIIQFVIPPEATTHNTILPSGSIWLKAAIRISPAIADNVTAVCQLVDVIANAVEVQFANRDNDPRHLLTALPPGKITKLENGLSAVKTVQQPYASFGGSAEEIDDAFHARVSERLRHKNRAIAAWDYERLILEAFSKVHQVKCIPHAKENAWLVPGHVLIVVIPDLKHKNTMNLLEPKVDADTIDRITTYVQKRAGMQVKIQVKNPRYQRIQMDFKVEFYPGYEFNYYKTQLDREIVRFLSPWAYESDRDISFGGKIYKSVILDFVEDLPYVDYVTDFKMYSPIAGTTKNIDLNEIQPHTPDTILVSISNHIINPVT, from the coding sequence ATGGCTGAACAAGACATTATCCAGAATCTCATCTTTCAACTCGGGCAAAGCCAAAGCGATCGCCTGCCTAAGGAGTTGGGAACTCACTTTGCTGACATCGACGAGCGCACCACAGCAGATCTGCTGCGCTTTACCAAAGCATTGGCAGAATTTGTCAACTATTATCGCCATAGTTCTGATGCTCCAATTGGTGACTGGCGTAATTTTTTCCCTAAAGAGTCGGAGATCGATGCGATCGCAGAACTGTTAAAAAACGAAAATACCAATACAGCCAGCACATCCCCTCATCTAGCTCTGTTTCTAGCATTTCTAGAGCTTTACAAACAGCCCCAAAGCATTATCAACCAGATTACGGCACGCCATCTCGATTTTTATTATCAAGACGTATTGCGGCTGCAAAAGAAAACGGCAATTCCAGACAAAGTACATCTATTAATCGAACTCAAAAAAAATGTCGCTCCCATTCGCATTGCACCAGAAAATTTATTCTCAGCCGGAAATGATGCCACAAATGTGGAATTGCTCTACGCACCAACGCGGGAAACCATCGTAAATTCTGCCAAAGTCGAGTCATTGCGTTCCCTATTTTTCGATCGGCAGGGACGCGGCACGATTCGCTATGCCCCAATCGCTAATTCTTCGGATGGCTTGGGTGGGAAGCTAAAGGAAACCGATCCCAAATGGTCTGGCTTTGGCGATCGGAACCTACCTCCGGCGGAAGTGGGATTTGCGATCGCCTCTCCCGTGTTGCGGATGCAAGAAGGTACTCGCAAGATCGACGTATCTCTGCAGTTGACTGATGTAGATGCAACGCAACTAAATAATGCTTCGCTCCATCAGGCTTTTGACGTATCGATAACTGGTGCCAAAAACTGGCTGGGGACATATACTGTTTCTCCCAGTTTGAGCGTTGGAAATATGCTGATATTCAGTTTTACGGTGCCGGAGACTGAAGCTGCAATAGTTGACTACGACCCTACAATTCACGGCTATTCCTACAGCGATCGGTTGCCAGTCTTAAAGATCTTGTTAAGAGCAAATAATCCCAACCTCGGCTATCGCGACTTCAGAAATGTGACGCTGCAAACTGCCACTATCTCAGTGGAAGTATCGAATATTACTGCGCTGCAATTAGAAAGCGATAGTGGTACGCTCGATCCGAAAAAAGCTTTTTTACCATTTGGACCCCAGCCGACTGCGGGTTCGCGTTTCCTCATCGACTATCCAGAAGCATTGGCAAAGAAACTATCTGAAATAACCCTAAAAGTACAGTGGAAAGATGCACCGACAGATTTTTCAAGCCGTTACAGTGGTTATGGAGTCAGTGTCAATAACAGTTCCTTTACTGCCGCTGTTGCCTTCAACGATGGTGGCAGTTGGGTAAATGCAAGTACTGGAGTACAATTATTTAACTCTAGTAATGCTACTGCGCTGCATACCTTGACTTTGCCACCCAGGAGTGGAGAGATCGCCCTCTTCCTCGAACGAGATTTTCTCCACTCTACCTATCGCACTAAATATGTCGAATATGTAGTGAAGTATAGCAAAGAAGGGAAAGATTTGACGATTTTAAAGGAACCCTACACCCCCACAATTCAAAGCATCTCACTAGCCTACAAAGCTCATTCCGATACGGTCAATATTTCCTCCACTGCACCCAATGATTTCGCGAATTCATGCCTGCACTTCTTTCACATCAGTTACTTCGGACAGATGCGAGAGCATGGCTATCAACGCCAACAGATCGAGGATCGGATTCGGTCAGGCATCAACACAGTAGTTCCACTCCTACCGAGTTACAGCCATGCTGGCGAGCTTTTAATCGGCTTGAGTCAATTAAATGGCGGAGATAGCGTCGGCGTATTATTTCAGGTGGCAGAAGGCACCGCCAATCCGGATTTGCCCTCCGAAGACCTCCAGTGGTTTGTCTTATGCGATAACTATTGGAAGCCACTCAACCGCTCTGAGGTCTTACTGGATACAACAAATCGGCTTCTCACTAGCGGCATAATTCAATTTGTTATTCCCCCCGAAGCAACAACTCACAATACGATTTTGCCCAGCGGGTCGATCTGGCTCAAAGCCGCCATTAGAATTAGTCCCGCGATCGCAGATAATGTCACTGCTGTTTGTCAGCTAGTTGATGTCATCGCTAATGCTGTGGAAGTACAATTTGCGAATCGAGATAACGACCCTCGTCATCTCCTGACTGCCCTCCCACCTGGCAAGATTACCAAACTTGAGAACGGACTCTCCGCAGTCAAGACGGTGCAACAACCCTACGCCTCCTTTGGCGGTAGTGCCGAGGAAATTGACGATGCATTTCACGCCCGCGTCTCCGAGCGACTGCGTCACAAGAACCGCGCGATCGCGGCATGGGATTACGAACGCCTGATTCTGGAAGCTTTTTCCAAGGTACATCAAGTTAAATGCATTCCCCACGCCAAGGAAAATGCCTGGCTTGTCCCCGGCCATGTCTTAATCGTAGTTATTCCCGATCTCAAGCACAAAAACACCATGAATCTGCTGGAACCAAAGGTGGATGCGGATACGATCGACCGCATTACCACCTACGTGCAAAAGCGAGCGGGGATGCAGGTAAAGATACAGGTAAAAAATCCACGCTATCAGAGGATTCAGATGGATTTTAAAGTCGAATTTTACCCTGGCTATGAATTTAACTACTACAAAACTCAACTAGATCGGGAGATCGTGCGATTCCTATCCCCTTGGGCGTATGAAAGCGATCGCGATATTTCCTTTGGTGGCAAAATTTATAAATCAGTTATCCTGGATTTTGTGGAGGATTTGCCCTATGTCGATTATGTCACGGATTTTAAAATGTACAGTCCCATTGCAGGCACGACTAAAAATATCGATCTGAATGAGATACAGCCACACACGCCCGATACAATTCTTGTTTCCATCTCCAATCACATAATTAATCCCGTAACCTAG
- a CDS encoding contractile injection system tape measure protein, with the protein MANLSHRIRRLRCLVTANSQTEAFAIRQNLRDRWQDTLMPAFEGVFDEIASGDRVIRIPKIELHLKVSSEQQLLEDLPRLIQQQIEEQFQSLQPIDGEIIPATQSRATEQQITVKQNQFATLLHYLRTGSLPWHAAPGSVSEVATDFKELCRTERSQLIDYLSNQLETAPFYFRLLQLLSETESIALVNTLINAISDRLSPIARAAITDFIRFVFDPDRSHLTRYTQLHTLAAILPEYLGRSKQNLKPDFSSSAFSGIIDKGLSQTELDYKTFIPSMPANSNVLSQQSTLDRASPEIIDPDTLRSPLNPNTIHLFRDTENIDNLSNRRPDLSDRALISAPEIDSTGDKFPLFVNYAGLVLIHPFISSFFAATGVKETGSKAIAASQLVRAATLLHFLATGESELYEYELGFIKVLLGLEPEMPLLVEAGLAQEGDRKEAKTLLQSVINYWSALKNTSVDGLRSSFLQRSGLLRKSENGWSLQVEHQSFDMLLEHLPWSINIIKLSWMQYPLYTEWQTF; encoded by the coding sequence ATGGCGAACCTTTCCCATAGAATCCGCAGACTGCGCTGTTTGGTTACTGCTAATAGCCAAACGGAAGCTTTTGCGATTCGGCAGAACTTGCGCGATCGCTGGCAAGATACCCTGATGCCTGCTTTTGAGGGTGTATTTGACGAAATTGCTAGTGGCGATCGCGTCATTCGCATCCCGAAGATCGAACTCCACCTCAAAGTTTCTTCCGAGCAGCAACTCCTGGAGGATCTGCCGAGGTTAATCCAACAGCAGATCGAGGAGCAATTCCAGTCATTACAGCCAATTGATGGAGAAATAATTCCAGCTACTCAATCGAGAGCGACTGAGCAACAGATAACAGTAAAGCAAAACCAGTTTGCTACTTTACTCCACTATTTGCGGACGGGTTCGTTACCCTGGCACGCAGCGCCTGGCTCAGTATCTGAAGTTGCCACTGACTTTAAAGAACTCTGCCGCACAGAGCGATCGCAACTGATAGATTATCTATCCAACCAACTAGAGACTGCACCCTTCTATTTCCGATTGCTTCAACTCTTGTCGGAAACGGAATCGATCGCTCTCGTTAACACTCTCATCAATGCCATTTCAGATCGCCTTTCGCCGATCGCGCGCGCAGCAATTACCGACTTCATTCGGTTTGTCTTCGATCCAGATCGGAGTCACCTGACTCGTTATACTCAATTACACACATTAGCAGCTATTCTGCCAGAGTATTTGGGACGCTCAAAACAAAACCTGAAACCAGACTTTAGTTCCTCCGCCTTCAGTGGAATTATCGATAAAGGGTTATCTCAAACGGAACTCGACTACAAAACTTTTATCCCCTCGATGCCTGCGAATTCCAATGTTTTATCCCAACAATCTACTTTAGATCGCGCATCCCCTGAAATAATCGATCCCGATACATTGCGATCGCCCCTCAATCCAAACACTATTCATTTATTCCGGGATACAGAGAATATCGATAATCTGTCGAACCGAAGACCTGATTTGTCCGATCGGGCATTGATTTCCGCACCAGAAATCGACTCAACTGGAGATAAATTCCCTCTCTTTGTCAACTACGCTGGGCTGGTTTTAATCCACCCATTTATTAGCTCGTTTTTCGCAGCGACTGGCGTGAAAGAAACTGGTAGTAAAGCGATCGCCGCTTCCCAACTAGTTCGTGCTGCCACCCTGCTCCACTTCCTCGCAACTGGAGAGTCAGAGCTATATGAATACGAACTCGGTTTCATTAAAGTCCTATTAGGGTTAGAACCTGAAATGCCACTCCTGGTCGAGGCGGGATTAGCGCAGGAGGGCGATCGCAAAGAAGCCAAGACATTATTACAGTCCGTCATCAATTACTGGAGCGCACTCAAAAACACCTCTGTTGATGGACTGCGCTCCTCATTTCTACAACGTTCGGGTCTGTTGCGCAAATCAGAAAATGGCTGGAGTCTGCAAGTCGAGCACCAATCCTTCGATATGTTGCTCGAACATCTACCCTGGAGTATCAATATTATCAAACTATCATGGATGCAATATCCCCTCTACACCGAATGGCAAACGTTTTAA
- a CDS encoding AAA family ATPase, protein MANVLTDNAQDLDRELDWFAAVLDARLRIYFKSDPEDENSVASIFDIPPPDLSHSNSSYAQLIRQHDFPSGERLAIVLALIPHIRPQLLDVLWTKNDAIARGFTEFGGLQGTTHGGFIPTGETVAFLLASDDLADRFKLMRLFEGDHPFARYNILHLATVAFGEPLLSGALTLSREYLYRLTTGIEHKPNFNSEFPARLIETGLNWEHLILPSATLEQLDEIKHWILYGHILLQDWQMYHKLQPGFTSLFYGSPGTGKTFSACLLGKHCGCDVYKIDLSAIVSKYIGETEKNLAKIFDMAEHKKWILFFDEADALFGKRTKVDDSHDRYANQEISFLLQRIEEFNGVTILASNLKGNIDDAFIRRFQSIVHFPMPKPSERQRIWEHAFSPKAVLEEKIDLARVAEKYELSGGVIMNVVRYSSLKSLSRNENTILLEDIEEGIRRELLKEGRTI, encoded by the coding sequence ATGGCAAACGTTTTAACGGATAATGCCCAAGATCTCGATCGCGAACTGGATTGGTTTGCTGCAGTCCTGGACGCTCGACTGCGAATATACTTCAAATCAGATCCAGAAGATGAAAACAGCGTAGCATCAATTTTTGATATTCCCCCTCCCGATCTCAGTCATAGCAATTCCTCTTATGCCCAACTGATCCGGCAGCACGATTTTCCCAGCGGCGAACGTTTAGCGATTGTGCTGGCACTTATACCTCACATCCGTCCGCAGCTTCTGGATGTACTCTGGACGAAGAATGACGCGATCGCACGCGGTTTTACAGAATTTGGCGGTTTGCAAGGTACTACTCATGGCGGCTTCATTCCCACGGGCGAAACCGTTGCTTTTCTGCTAGCTAGCGACGATCTTGCCGATCGCTTCAAACTAATGCGCCTATTTGAAGGCGACCATCCCTTCGCTCGTTATAATATCCTCCATCTTGCAACCGTTGCCTTTGGCGAACCTCTGCTCAGCGGTGCTCTAACACTCTCGCGGGAGTATCTATATCGGTTAACCACTGGGATCGAACACAAGCCCAACTTTAATAGCGAATTTCCTGCTCGCCTGATTGAAACAGGACTCAACTGGGAGCATCTCATATTACCTTCAGCCACTTTAGAACAGCTTGATGAAATCAAGCATTGGATTTTGTACGGACATATCCTGCTTCAAGATTGGCAGATGTACCACAAGCTACAACCAGGGTTTACCAGCTTGTTCTATGGCTCCCCAGGTACGGGTAAAACCTTTTCCGCGTGCCTGCTGGGCAAACACTGCGGCTGCGACGTTTACAAAATCGATCTGAGCGCGATCGTCTCCAAATATATTGGCGAAACCGAAAAGAATCTAGCAAAAATCTTTGATATGGCAGAGCACAAAAAGTGGATACTGTTCTTTGATGAAGCCGATGCCCTGTTTGGCAAACGTACCAAAGTGGATGATTCTCACGATCGCTATGCCAATCAGGAAATTAGTTTCTTACTACAGCGAATTGAAGAGTTCAATGGAGTTACAATTCTGGCATCTAACCTGAAAGGCAATATTGACGATGCGTTTATTCGTCGCTTCCAATCCATCGTACATTTCCCCATGCCTAAACCTTCCGAGCGCCAGCGCATCTGGGAACATGCTTTTTCACCTAAAGCTGTGTTGGAAGAGAAGATCGATCTTGCCAGAGTTGCAGAAAAGTACGAACTTTCGGGAGGTGTCATTATGAATGTCGTGCGATATTCCTCCCTGAAATCGCTCAGCCGCAATGAGAATACGATTTTACTTGAAGATATAGAGGAAGGTATCCGCCGCGAATTACTCAAAGAAGGGAGAACTATCTAA